The proteins below are encoded in one region of Pyxidicoccus trucidator:
- a CDS encoding SRPBCC domain-containing protein — MSQANNPNAAVSTERVLSSNPRKVFAAFEQPDQLARWWGPNDFTNTFEQFEFKPGGRWVFVMHGPNGANYPNESVFREIQPDTRIVLEHVVKPWYSLTVTLTARGDQTHLSWVQEFESPEVAAKMRPLSGTANEQVLDRLQARLSSV, encoded by the coding sequence ATGTCCCAAGCGAACAACCCGAACGCTGCCGTCAGCACCGAGCGGGTACTGTCCTCGAACCCGCGAAAGGTATTCGCCGCGTTCGAGCAACCGGATCAACTGGCCCGATGGTGGGGGCCGAATGATTTCACGAACACGTTCGAGCAGTTCGAGTTCAAACCCGGCGGGCGGTGGGTCTTTGTGATGCACGGCCCGAATGGTGCCAACTACCCCAACGAGAGTGTGTTCCGGGAGATTCAGCCCGATACCAGGATCGTGCTCGAGCACGTCGTAAAGCCCTGGTACTCGCTAACAGTGACACTGACCGCTCGTGGTGACCAGACACACCTGTCCTGGGTCCAGGAGTTCGAAAGTCCCGAGGTCGCCGCGAAGATGCGTCCCCTCAGCGGAACCGCCAACGAGCAGGTCCTCGACCGGCTACAAGCGCGGCTCTCGAGCGTGTGA
- a CDS encoding carboxymuconolactone decarboxylase family protein, whose amino-acid sequence MSRIPTPASIEASPAAAQPLLEAVKKQLGVAPNLFRVVANSPAALEGYLGLNGALGKGQLDARTRERIAMAVAELHGCDYCLSAHTYLGKNLARLDDAELAANREGGSMDAMAAAAVRFATQVTRERGHVTDADVQAVKAAGYSDGQVIEIVLHVALNTLTNYVNEVAKTEIDFPVVQHRAK is encoded by the coding sequence ATGTCGCGCATCCCTACTCCGGCCTCCATCGAAGCGTCCCCTGCCGCGGCTCAGCCCCTGCTCGAGGCGGTCAAGAAGCAGCTCGGCGTCGCGCCCAACCTGTTCCGCGTCGTCGCGAACAGCCCCGCCGCCCTCGAGGGCTACCTTGGACTCAATGGGGCGCTTGGAAAGGGCCAGCTCGATGCCCGCACCCGCGAACGCATTGCGATGGCTGTCGCGGAGCTCCACGGCTGCGACTACTGCCTCTCCGCGCACACCTACCTGGGCAAGAACCTGGCCAGGCTGGATGACGCGGAGCTGGCGGCGAACCGTGAGGGCGGCTCGATGGACGCGATGGCCGCCGCCGCCGTGCGCTTCGCCACCCAGGTCACCCGTGAGCGCGGCCACGTCACCGACGCGGACGTGCAGGCGGTCAAGGCAGCGGGTTACAGCGATGGGCAGGTAATCGAAATCGTCCTGCACGTGGCGCTCAACACGCTCACCAACTACGTGAACGAGGTGGCGAAGACAGAGATTGACTTCCCGGTCGTGCAGCATCGAGCGAAGTAG
- a CDS encoding LysR family transcriptional regulator, giving the protein MDRLDAMAAFVAVAEHRGFAHAARRLGLSPSAVTRLVAALEERLSIRLLQRTTRSVTLTDAGARYLERARRILAEVEEAEDAAQEERTVPKGRFVLTAPDLFGRLNVAPLMSTFLSRHPGVMGELLLSDRTVNLVEEGVDAAVRIGVLADSSLFARKVGETRRVVVASPEYLAQRKKPQLPGDVASHDVILFTGLNPTPEWRFSRDGRLSHVSFTPTFVTNSADAALAHTERGHGLTMLLAYQVAESVRAGRLKVVLSKFEPPPLPIHLVYPTSRLLSAKVRAFVDLAVSTCNWHFVNL; this is encoded by the coding sequence ATGGACCGCCTTGATGCCATGGCCGCCTTCGTGGCGGTCGCCGAACATCGTGGCTTCGCTCACGCCGCGCGCCGCCTGGGACTGTCACCCTCTGCCGTCACACGGCTCGTCGCCGCGCTCGAGGAGCGGCTGTCGATCCGCCTGCTCCAGCGCACGACGCGTTCGGTGACGTTGACCGATGCGGGCGCCCGCTATCTGGAGCGCGCCCGCCGCATCCTCGCGGAGGTCGAAGAAGCGGAGGACGCGGCTCAAGAAGAGCGAACCGTACCGAAGGGCCGCTTCGTACTCACGGCACCAGACCTCTTCGGCCGGCTCAACGTCGCTCCACTCATGAGCACGTTCTTGTCACGCCATCCGGGCGTGATGGGTGAGTTGCTCCTGTCGGACCGCACGGTGAACCTGGTCGAAGAGGGAGTGGACGCGGCGGTTCGGATCGGCGTGCTCGCCGACTCGAGCCTCTTTGCCCGCAAGGTCGGGGAGACCCGACGCGTCGTCGTTGCTTCGCCGGAATACCTTGCTCAGCGCAAGAAGCCTCAGCTGCCCGGTGACGTCGCATCACACGACGTCATCCTGTTCACCGGGCTCAATCCCACACCCGAGTGGCGCTTTTCTCGTGACGGCCGCTTGAGCCACGTCTCGTTCACGCCCACCTTCGTGACGAATAGCGCCGATGCGGCGCTCGCTCACACGGAGCGCGGCCACGGACTGACGATGCTGCTCGCGTATCAAGTCGCCGAGTCCGTACGAGCGGGGCGGCTCAAGGTCGTACTCTCGAAGTTCGAGCCGCCGCCCTTGCCAATCCACCTCGTCTATCCAACCTCCCGGTTGCTCTCCGCCAAGGTCCGGGCCTTCGTCGACCTGGCCGTATCGACGTGCAACTGGCACTTCGTCAATCTCTGA